The segment TAATAGGCAATGCCGCGGCCTTCGTCGTTCTTGAAAATCACCTTGTCGACAAAGTTGCCGATGATCCGGGCGAAGAACATCACGAAGGTGTTCACCACGCCTTGCACCAGTGCCAGGGTCACCATGTCACCGTTGGCAACGTGACCAATTTCGTGTGCCAGTACGGCTTTTACTTCATCTGGCGAAAAACGCTCCAGCAAACCTTGGCTGACAGCGACCAGCGCATCGTTTTTATTCCAGCCCGTGGCAAAAGCGTTGGCTTCATATGCCGGGAAAATTCCCACCTCGGGCATTTTGATCCCGGCTTCGCGGGATAGTTGTTCAACGGTTTGCATCAACCATTGTTCATGACGAGTGCGAGGTTGAGTGATCACCTGGGTGCTGGTGCTCATCTTCGCCATCCATTTGGAGATGAATAGCGAGAACAAAGACCCTGCAAAACCAAAGACCGCACAGAACACCAACAGCTGACTGAGGTTCAGATCAACCCCGTTGGCCGCCATGAACCCGTCAAAGCCGAACAGGCTCAGGGTGATGCTGGCAATCAGCACGACCGCCAGGTTAGTGGCCAAAAACAGCAGAATGCGCATCATGGTTGTAAGAATCTCCTCGTCTTAAGGGTGTTGCCGTATGCGGGTATATAAGGTGCCGCCTCAGGCTATTCAACCGGGTGACTATTTCAAACTGTGTCCTACAGGCTGATTCTAGTGG is part of the Pseudomonas sp. ML2-2023-3 genome and harbors:
- the htpX gene encoding protease HtpX, translated to MMRILLFLATNLAVVLIASITLSLFGFDGFMAANGVDLNLSQLLVFCAVFGFAGSLFSLFISKWMAKMSTSTQVITQPRTRHEQWLMQTVEQLSREAGIKMPEVGIFPAYEANAFATGWNKNDALVAVSQGLLERFSPDEVKAVLAHEIGHVANGDMVTLALVQGVVNTFVMFFARIIGNFVDKVIFKNDEGRGIAYYVATIFAELVLGFLASAIVMWFSRKREFRADEAGAQLAGTSAMISALQRLRSEQGLPVHMPDTMAAFGINGGLKQGLARMFMSHPPLEERIDALRRRG